The following nucleotide sequence is from Aedes aegypti strain LVP_AGWG chromosome 3, AaegL5.0 Primary Assembly, whole genome shotgun sequence.
TTCGTCAACTTCAGCTTCCTGTTCTTCGTCGAATTCAGCATCCTCGTCGGCGGTGGCTTCCTGGTATTGCTGATATTCGGACACCAGATCGTTCATGTTGCTTTCGGCTTCAGTGAATTCCATCTCATCCATACCCTCACCAGTGTACCAATGCAAGAAAGCCTTACGACGGAACATAGCAGTGAATTGTTCGGAGATACGCTTGAACAGTTCCTGGATGGCGGTCGAGTTACCGATGAAGGTGGCAGACATCTTCAGTCCTCGTGGAGGAATATCACAGACGGCGGTCTTAACGTTGTTGGGGATCCATTCAACGAAGTAGCTGCTGTTCTTGTTTTGGATGTTCAGCATCTGTTCATCGACTTCCTTCATCGACATGCGTCCTCGGAAAACGGCGGCAACTGTCAGGTATCGTCCATGTCGTGGGTCGCAGGCGGCCATCATGTTCTTGGCATCGAACATCTGTTGGGTCAGTTCTGGGACGGTGAGGGCACGGTACTGTTGCGATCCGCGGGAGGTGAGTGGGGCAAATCCAGGCATGAAGAAGTGCAGACGTGGGAATGGAACCATGTTGACAGCCAGTTTTCGGAGATCAGCATTCAATTGACCAGGGAAACGCAGGCAGGTGGTAACTCCGGACATGGTCAGTGACACGAGATGGTTCAGATCACCGTAGGTTGGGGTTGTGAGCTTCAGGGTGCGGAAGCAGATATCATACAGGGCTTCATTGTCGATACAGTACGTCTCGTCGGTGTTTTCGACCAGCTGGTGCACTGAGAGGGTGGCGTTGTACGGTTCTACGACGGTGTCTGATACTTTTGGCGAGGGGACAACTGAGTATGTGTTCATGATTCTGTCGGGGTATTCTTCGCGGATTTTCGAGATCAACAGTGTGCCCATACCGGAGCCGGTACCACCTCCGAGCGAGTGGGTCAGCTGGAATCCTTGCAGGCAGTCGCACGATTCGGCTTCTTTGCGGACAACGTCCAACACTGAATCGACCAGTTCGGCACCCTCGGTGTAGTGTCCCTTGGCCCAGTTGTTACCGGCACCGGACTGTCCGAAGACGAAGTTGTCCGGGCGAAAGATCTGTCCGAATGGCCCCGAGCGGACGGAGTCCATGGTACCGGGTTCCAAATCGACTAGCACGGCACGTGGCACGTATTTGCCGCCGGAGGCTTCATTGTAGTACACGTTGATGCGTTCCAGCTGCAGGTCTGAGTCACCATGGTAGGCTCCGGTGGCGTCGATTCCATGTTCGTCGGAGATGATTTCCCAAAACTGCGAGGAGAGAGGGGAGAAGCAGAAAAGTTACGGTTAGTCATTTTCGGGGGATCACTGGCGACTATTGTTCGAATATGCTGATAAGAGTATGGAAGTGACGAATGGTgataaacaattcaaaaaagttcCCGTGAATGATAGTGGGATATTTGggtaaagccatttggcataaacaaAATTAATTCCCTTCTTTCTGTTCTGGTTGAAACAATCTTATGCCAAATCGCGTTATCAGAGTTGACAGCGAGTAAGTGTATTGGAAATAAGAGCTTTAGAGGACGATCGAAAGAAGAAAGGCGCTTAAACCTAGGCTTTGGAGCCCGGATACAAGGAAGAGATACCGGTGTCTCATCCTAAAAGAAAAACATTCGGACCTATCGGAGTGTGCATTAAACTTCTTGGCTTCGCCACCGCCACCTACACAAATTCCATTCCAAAGTTTTTCTTGTACAGGTATATTCAACATATGTATTCAAATTCCACCTGGAAAGGATAACCCAAGAAGCTAGTCCAAAGATTAAACCAGCAATTCTCGATAgattttttcgacaaaattttctcaaaaaggtCTTTCAAGAATTCGACCAATGATTCTTTCATTaaattctcaaggatttccttgtcacaaattatttttgaatatttccaaCGAAGCCCTCAAAAAATATCTACGAATTCTTTCAGGTATATCTCCAGAGAGTTAGAAACCATTGAATAAATTCCTAATAAAATTCAGGAGgtatttctgaaagaaattctaaaaTCTGTGATAAAAGTTCTAAAGAAATTCCCGATGAACTCCTGCAAGGATGACTGAAAGGCTTTTCAGGAAGTCTTGGAAGATTTCGTAGATATTTACAGAGACAAACCAGCTCGGGGCTGAAAGTCTGTATAATAAagtaaaagaagaagaacaagatttcctagataaatCGACAAGATAATGGCACTTCTCGCCAGATCTCCTACGGCATTGTTCATCTCGCGAATTTGTTCATCTTTGTACTCATTTTGACAATGACGCCATTTTAGTTCAAAGTCACGTCAAACAAGAGTGGGAAATCAAATTGTCCTAAACTCGGCAAAAAAAGTCATTTGATTGCCGACAATTTTTAGTCAAACAGTTTGAAGAGATGCAATGATGACTCATCGCTATTATAAGTTAcattaggggaaaagcactaattttcgacctacccTACTAGATTGAGTTGACTAATACACGTTTGAACTCCCAACACCAGTCTATTATAACCATCAAGAAAACTGATAATTTGATTTAATAGCTTTGCCCTCCAAAACAACATGAAATAGATATTAATCAGAATAGTTTATGGGAAAAGTTGCCTTCGGTGTGTACATGCTTCAAAGGTCTCCCAAACCTGAGGTGCATGACTCATCATCATTCTCTTCGTCGTCCTTTTGCCAGCCCCATGAATAATATGCTGAGAAGGCACGCGATTGGCAGATAGACGGTTAACCCCACATACCTCGCCCCCGTTCTCGCAGGATTCCGGTAAAACACCGCAACCAGACCGGAACGAGGACAAACCAACACCCAGTCAGCAGCCGCCAGGATTTACTGAACACGGTGAGTCATGAATTTTTCATGCCGTttgacccccctccccccaccAGCTGCCCCATTTGTGTTTGGTCGATAAATGTCGCACTAACCCTCTCTTTTCTACCGAAAACGGAAAGCCGAAGATCCTGCTGCAATGCGCGCATGCTCGGAACAACGCACACAAAAAGGACCCTGTAGTCGGTGATTATCGTGCTGCTGTTGCCATGTCGGGCAAGACAGAAAATGGGCCGTTGAACCCATTATGGGGATGTGGTGAGTCATCCATCGTCAGGATCTGGGTTGGGTAGCCTCGAAGGGAGAAAAATGAGACCATGGGCTCCGATTTCCTTTGTCTGCGAGTCGTAGTTCCGACGACTGTCGCACCACGGGTTCGAAGAAAAAATGCTTCCGATGATGGTTGAAGTGCTCTTTTGGGAGGTGTAGCAAGAAAGGGAGAATCGATGAGGTAGAAAGGAGAAACTACGGCAGCGATTGGAAAGCTTGTTTCGCTCTCTAAGCCATCATAGCCGAGTGTGTGGGCTGATTACTAGAGGGAAGGAGCCACAACGAGACACAGGTGGGCAGTGAAAAGCCACGTCACCCACACAAGCCACActagggttcctagtaccgacccTTTTTTACTAGTACCGGTTCTACGGTACTGTAACTCAcagtaccggtagtaccggtaaaataccggtactggaacaTGTTTtgcaataaatataaaaaagaaaattatggaaaaaaattgatatttttttttcaaaatcgtcgAATAATACAGGATTGGTGAAGCTTATTCATTACTTTATAAATTATAACACTAACAACTGGTCCTAAAAAAATAATGGGTAAGCCGTTCTAGTTTTATAACTCATGAAATACGTACTtcgttgaaagtttttttttttctgacgtggtttcattcaaaactaaatccattcaaatctgTCCGATAACTATCTTTAGTTaatcgttttattgaaaatttgaaaaactgttcagAAGTATTATGTAATATTGTATGTGGTGCGGATATCgttcaaaatgaataatttatgcaCTATTTTCATGTTACCATCTTGTTTTTCATTCATAAAGTacgatttgaaaatgcaaagcATGTTCAAAGTTTAATGTTCAACTGCCATACGTGTGCGTATTCTTGTAACAAAACAACTAAAGATACAGAGAA
It contains:
- the LOC5576244 gene encoding tubulin beta-1 chain; this translates as MREIVHIQAGQCGNQIGAKFWEIISDEHGIDATGAYHGDSDLQLERINVYYNEASGGKYVPRAVLVDLEPGTMDSVRSGPFGQIFRPDNFVFGQSGAGNNWAKGHYTEGAELVDSVLDVVRKEAESCDCLQGFQLTHSLGGGTGSGMGTLLISKIREEYPDRIMNTYSVVPSPKVSDTVVEPYNATLSVHQLVENTDETYCIDNEALYDICFRTLKLTTPTYGDLNHLVSLTMSGVTTCLRFPGQLNADLRKLAVNMVPFPRLHFFMPGFAPLTSRGSQQYRALTVPELTQQMFDAKNMMAACDPRHGRYLTVAAVFRGRMSMKEVDEQMLNIQNKNSSYFVEWIPNNVKTAVCDIPPRGLKMSATFIGNSTAIQELFKRISEQFTAMFRRKAFLHWYTGEGMDEMEFTEAESNMNDLVSEYQQYQEATADEDAEFDEEQEAEVDEN